Part of the Paenibacillus aurantius genome, TGGCAACGTTAGCCCCTTCTTCCGCAAGACGCAGGACGATGGCTTCGCCGATCCCCCGGCTGCCTCCCGTTACAAGAGCGGTGCGGTTGTGCAATCTTTTCATGGAAATTCTCCTTCTCTATTGGTTAGTCGGTTCCCGCCCTTTAGAGGCTCGGACCGATCCGGTTGATGCTGAACTCCTGATGCCCGAGAATTTCGGCTTTGGTCAGCTTTCCGTCGGCCACCTCGCGGATTTCTTGCCAGATCAGCTCTCCGGCTTCCTCCACATTCATGGAGCCTTCGAGCATCGGTCCGACATTCACGTCCATGTTGTCGGCCATCCGTTCATACATCCGGCCGTTACCGGTAATTTTGATGACGGGAATAACCGCGGATCCGGTCGGTGTTCCCCTTCCCGTGGTGAAGCAGACCAGGTGGACGCCGCTCGCGGCCATGCCGGAGACGCATTCGATGTCATTTCCCGGGGAGTCCATGAAATATAGCCCTTTGCCGGGAATTTTCTCCGCATATTCGATAACGCCTTCAAAAGGAGCCGTCCCGCATTTGCTGATGCATCCGAGCGACTTCTCTTCGATCGTGGAGAGCCCTCCCGCGATATTGCCGGGACTTGGATTCCCTCCTCGCATGTCCTCGCCCATCCGCTCCACTTCTTTCTCGAAGCGGTCTACGATGTGATAAAGCTTATCCGAGATTTCCGGCGTCCGGCAGCGGGCGGCCAGAATGTGCTCGGCTCCGATGATCTCCGTCGTTTCTCCGATTACGATGCCGCCGCCTTCCGCAATCAACCGGTCCGCGGCGTTGCCTAGAGCCGGATTGGATGCAAGGCCGGACGTGGCATCCGATCCACCGCACTTGACCCCGACGATCAGCTCGCTTAAGGACAGCTCCACCCGCTCCGCTTTATCGAGCTCCGCCCGGAGGCGATTCGCGATCTCGGTCCCCTGCTGAATAGCCTTCACCGACCCTCCGGCTTCCTGGATATCCAGTACTTCCACCGGTTTACCCGTAACGCGGATGGCGTCCGCGAGCTCGTAAGGGTTCACGACCTCGCAGCCAAGGCTTACGACAAGCACCGCCCCCACATTCGGATTACGGCCGGTTCCGGCCAAGGTCTCGAAGGTGCGGGACTTGTCGGCACCGATCTGGCTGCAGCCGTGCTGGTGCGGAATGGCAACGGTTTCAGGAACCATCTGAACGATCCGGCTGCAAACCTGGTTGGCGCAAATAACGGTAGGGATGACCAGCAAATGATTGCGTATGCCCGTATCCCCGTTTGCTCTTTTGTATCCCATAAGGGTCCCCATGATTGGTCCTCCTCTATTTTCTTCGGCAGCTGGTCCTGCCCCTACTTGCCCGCCTGGTCGCCGCGTCCGCGGATGCCTTCCAGGTTATGAACATGCACATGCCGGCCGACTTGGATGTCGGTCGTTGCCCGGCCGATCACTTCCCCGTATTTCAGAACATCCTGGCCGCTGCGAATCTCTACAATCGCCACTTTATGGCCGAACGGAATCGGGTCGGCTGCGGTGA contains:
- a CDS encoding UxaA family hydrolase, which translates into the protein MGTLMGYKRANGDTGIRNHLLVIPTVICANQVCSRIVQMVPETVAIPHQHGCSQIGADKSRTFETLAGTGRNPNVGAVLVVSLGCEVVNPYELADAIRVTGKPVEVLDIQEAGGSVKAIQQGTEIANRLRAELDKAERVELSLSELIVGVKCGGSDATSGLASNPALGNAADRLIAEGGGIVIGETTEIIGAEHILAARCRTPEISDKLYHIVDRFEKEVERMGEDMRGGNPSPGNIAGGLSTIEEKSLGCISKCGTAPFEGVIEYAEKIPGKGLYFMDSPGNDIECVSGMAASGVHLVCFTTGRGTPTGSAVIPVIKITGNGRMYERMADNMDVNVGPMLEGSMNVEEAGELIWQEIREVADGKLTKAEILGHQEFSINRIGPSL
- a CDS encoding UxaA family hydrolase; translated protein: MAETIKSGSDVIVMDVKDHVATALKDLAEGQTFYCRIQDEVKPFTAADPIPFGHKVAIVEIRSGQDVLKYGEVIGRATTDIQVGRHVHVHNLEGIRGRGDQAGK